The following DNA comes from Carassius carassius chromosome 41, fCarCar2.1, whole genome shotgun sequence.
CAACTGCTTATTCACAACAAACACACTCAATGGATACGCTACTGTAAACCACTTACATGTGAAATATGTAATtataaaataagcaaaattaactgcattttattaaaaaaaaaaaaaaaatgatagggTAAATTGAGACAGTGCATTAATGGCTCttgaaaaattttatatttagaaGCTAATCATATAGTgtatacacatacaaaaaaaatattttgcaactAATTGCAACTTtcatttatgactttttttcccccacatcttgcaattttgactgagtttgcatttcacatcAGTTTTTTGTTTCCGCATTAAAAGTTAAAGTTTTTATCATAATTCAGACTTTCCTTCTCAGAAAAGATTATTTATTGCAATGTaatatttctcacaattctgtgttaatatctcagaattgtgaggaaaataacCAGAAATATGAGATAAAAAGGACAAAAATGTTCAAGATTGTTACTTACAGAGGCGCAAGCTAGAATTCCAAAAAATCCCACTTTCTGCACCATGTTTTGCACTGCAAGCTTGCCTCTTGTTGCAAAATCCTGTaagaaaattgacaaaaaaaaataaaaataaaaagaccttGATAAAATATTTGGGCttttattgataaataaatatcagTACTATTGCATTATAATCATTcattgtttacataaaaaaacgtGTTTATTGTATATTGTTTCAGCAGAACAATTTCTGAAGTCAACTTTCAGTTACTGTACAATAATAAggcaaaatgacaaagaaaaagtcaatattatacaaaaaaaagttatttaaaataaatacttttatgtacaacagaaaaaaagtgacattttgcTGATTAATCACTAAACTCTGAGGTGCAATGCACCATATTAAATTCCTCCAATTAAAAATCTTTGTGTGAAGACGCAGCCCATGTGGGGTCCACTTAGACACCAAAAGGCCGTGATTAAAAGGAAGCTCTGACTCTGAGTCACTCGCTGCTCAAGGGGTTTACTGGAAGTCAGGGGAGAGCCCTTCCAAGAAATCATGTGACCCGCATAAGTGAACCACAATAGTGAGGCCTCATGGGAATGAGACACTGGGACACCTCCCTCTAACAGGATACAGTATCTGCTGCTTCACGGGGGGCATCACTGTCGGCTTCATAAAGGCATGACCACTGGAAGGAAATGGTTAGTTAAGCTTTGAACATCTAGCGGAGCCCCTGATGAAGATCAAAAGGAGCTGCTGTCTGTATGAAGGGGAAGGTTTGGACGTGTGGGTCCAGAATGAGATGAGATGCAGACCTGTGCGCTCTGCGCCTGCTCAAGCATCTCCTCAAATTCCTCATAATCTTCATCATCAGGATCTGCTCCAGACAGCCGTGCCGCCCGTGCCATGAAGTAAGGAGGCAGCTCTCCAATAGCTGTGCCTGCGCCCTGCAAATGCGGTCACAAATGATGAGCCTAACAGGGACAATGTGTAATTCATCATAAACAACCGCTTCTCAGCTCTGCAAGTCTTCACAAACAAAGCTTCATGAAGTTGGGATGATCACACTAGGTTTTTGAGAACATAGGCATACGTGCAAAAGACTTTCACTGCTTATCTTCTGATAATATCTTCTGATAATCAAACAAGGAGGATGCACAtcttttctatgtgtgtgtgtgtgtgtatatatatatatgttaacattaaaaaaaatgaattaaatctacttaattataattatacatatatatatatatatatatatatatatatatatattaaatatattctgcTGTACAttgtaaaacaacaaaatatttgtatatacatataatttcaattattatatgtatttcaataaatcattttaacgtttattattttttttttttaaacaaagatggTGATGTCGCACTTGTTGCAGGGTCTGAAATACGTCCACAAAATCTAGTGTGATCGCTTTTTACACTTGGCAAGAGTTCTGACTTCCGAGAGTGCCTTAAGTGAGCAGCTTTAGTAGTCAATGGGGGAAGAGTGCGCTGTGAAAACACTCACCCACATGCAGGCCTCCAGGCGAACCTTCGACATGATGGTCCATAGTGTGATGCTCTCCTGCAGGACCTCCTCCTCCGGACACACTATCTGAGATGGGTAGGGCGGCTCGGGGAAATTCACAGAGCCGCATTCATATGCAGCCAGGGTGACTGAAGCTATGTGTGGACCCTGGAGGAAATGATGCAATCCCATGTTTACAGACTGAAATAATACTTCAGGTGAGCATGAACATTTCTTTTCTATGAGCGCTGTCACATGCACCGCTCGATACATTTCTTAGACTAGTTCTTCAGCAAGTAAAATAAACAATTGTTTGTTGACAAAGTACGTTAAACATTGTGGTTCAATGCAACGGCGAAAAGTTTGTGACCTCAATACAGTGCGATGGAAAAACTGCAACACCTTCTGAATGACAATTCATTTGCTAAGTGAAAACAGACATTGATGTCATTCATTCCCACCGTCGGTCAGTCCGTGGGGGAGAGAAGACTGGACAATACACCACGTCTAGCATTTTGAACCTCTGATTAACCTTGCTTACCCGAAGGAGGCAGGAATGATTCAGGTGGAACCATTTAGTGAACAGATACATTCAAATCAAACTTAATCCAGAAGAAAATATTAAACAGATGAAACAAGTGGTACGGAAACCTTTATTTTCTCCCTTTAAAAGTTGCTTTATCATGACCGTAAAGCAACAAGATATCAAAACCTGCACTAAAAAGCCTGTTAAACCTAAACCTAGTTTAAATATTGATCTTCGGTTACTCTGCAGACTGCTGGGATCTTTACAGGCGGAGGTGATGTCAGTCATCCAGGACCACTTTTTAGTCTCTTTCAGAGAAATGAGCTCATGATAGCGTCACAGCAAAGAGCCTGAACCAGCGACTGTTTTATCTGGTTACTCACTGAAATTGAGTTCATTTCCCAGGCTCTGAAACCTGACACAAGCCACTTCTCAAACTCTTTTTattcatccttgatgaataatcttttttttatccatcaaggaggatgcattaaattgataaaaaatgacagCAAAGGAATTCTTAacgttacaataaaataatttcaaataagaaataatccgtttccacaaaaatattcagctgctcaactttttttcaacattgatagtaataagaaatttttcttgagcagcaaatcagcagattagagtgatttctgaagattcatgtgacaccgaagactggattaatgatgctgaaaagtcagctttgcatcaaattacattttaaaacatattcaaatagaaaataattactttaaattacaataatacaatttgattggtgagcataagagacttctttcaaactcCAAAATTTCAAACTGTAGACTATGAAAGACCATGttgtacagtaaatgtaatttCTGGCTTTTATACTGTCTttctactaaataatattaaaatattatgctgaAGTGTATTTTCCCCCCTCATAAAGTTATGCTAtgtgaataaaactaaaaataatttgttatcaTTATTCTGACTgccctaaaaaaatatattatgatgataattattttgtgtgtgctTTTCTGTCTCTGTAGTTTTTGTCCTTCAAAAATTCCAAAagataaaaattcagtttgatgtGAAAAATGCTCATCTTTGTACAAAAGTCTGGTGGTGAAACATTGTGCGTATCTGCACTTTCACATCCCATTCTTTCACAATGCCACCCATGCAAAACAAACTGAGCACAAAGTACTAGAGTTCTCTGGCGAAAAAAGAAGGGGTGTGACTTTTACCACAGCCAGTGGAAGTGGATACTACTGACCACGGTCTCGCAGTTCAGTCTGAGTCAGTGGAAACTGGTGAAAGGTTCTGATTACGAGATCTGCTGTAGAGAAGCAGAGGAGCACATGCTTTCACTGTCACACTATTAATATACTTCAGTGGAACATCGACCACAAATACACTTCCTTTTTGACAGACGGCCCCTGACATTTACTTTAAGGGAATATCTGCCTGTACTCTATGTAAAGACCCCATGGGATGTTTTCAGACCATGTTTGTAACCACTGAGGTCACAGATATGCTTGTAGACTCCTAAAGGTTGATTAAACTGCTGgcacacatatacatgcatatatgcagCAGTCCAGAAGTCTCACCAGgtacagaaggaaagtgtgcagtCCAGTGCCAAGACCGACCGAAGACAAAATACCCAGGCCTACCCAGTAGGCGCACCACAGGAACTTCTTCTCCAGGTACTGTACATACTGCAAACAATACAAACACTGTAAATTCATCAAGAATCAAGACGCTTCAGAGTAATCATTTCACTAGTAAAGCATGTGAGTAAATACAAACTAAATGACTACCTTACAGAAGCTTAAGAAAGACACTGATCTtaagaaatattacaataattcaACACTGTACTGATAAAACTGAAGAATATTCGGTACATCTAAAATGAAAAGATATAAACTTTTGCATGGATTTTACTGAAAAGAGCTTAGGCTCGTGTAACCAAAAGTTTTAAGACATATGAATatgcttttaagtttttcttgcCTCATGGGTTTACATTATCTTAACAAGCAAAGCAATGCAACATTCATTTCTGGGTGTGTCTGTGAAACATAAAGGTACCATCCTAGTAGTTTTGTGTGTGCATGAACCATAttgaccatattttagttttcctAAAAGAGAACagtgggtgtgggggggggggggggggggggctggggtgtggttggttggtggttaaagtagtgcaatgaccatatcccaaatatcaaaacatgtcatttccatacctaaagtacatattttaaagtcacggtcatgcatattgatcataaacacagctaaaggctgatttatacttctgcgttggACCTACACCGTAGCCTTTACACCGTGGGCTAtgcttcagttttcatttatacttctgcgtcattGTCTGCGTAGATGTGCTGTACACATTCAAAccgctagtctgcagtgtccacgGGCATGTTGCTGGTGTAACCTGCAGTATCACGGCAAAAGCAATGTTTTGAGGACATCAGGTTTCAGTCCTCTTTTTGACGTCCCTGTTTCGTTCCTCATCTACCATTTCCATTACAACACTTGAAAAATCCAGTCGCCCATGCATGGGCTTTTATCATCAGAtctgaccagtgttggggaggaACTACATGTAGGCCTAATTAAAATTCgtaatttcattacaaaataaatgcaactGTAATCGGTTACAGTTAGGCTACTGAGGAAAAATTaaaaagtgtaattaaattacagttacttatgaaaatgttaatgaatgaaaatgttgataatgaatgaaaatgttaatggtaaataactgttttatttcttattttggtttatgtatatggtttttttcaaggcattgttagatgctaGTGTTTCCTGTCATGgatatgcaaagatttgatttcaaaaacagtatcatagctatttAACTAGTTCTTAAGATCTCTAAGTAAAAAGAGCTGCTAAAGTCAGATTTTTGAGgctttaaacaattaaattattatattcttaattcaagtgaagaaggattctgaaagtctgacagtaatcagtgttaaGTGTTAAGCAGACCTTGCATTCAACACGAGCATCAGGAGTCCGATTTGACTGATCACGGGATGAGGAGAGAGAGATTGAAATACTCTGCGAATTGATAGAGGCTCCCTGATGCACGAAAATTATGCAATATTAGATTGTTTGCAGGGAGCGGGCGGGATTGCGAAACACTTAACGTAACGTGTAAATGCACGTTACTAATTTAAATCAAGCAAGCTTCTATGCACAGGCCACGAAATGTTGGCGAAATAACACATAAGCGGACCAGAGGGAATATGGATTTTTTTCAAGAAACTTCTTCCacaaaataaattagaattttttttttcagattcacaAACTTTTAAGGATTTCAAGGAACCGTGGGAACCCTGTAAATACTGTAGAGGCCCCCCCTAAGCTCACCTGTTGATGTTCTCCTTCTATTGAGTAAGCCATTGAGAAAAGTGAAAATAGGACTACGGCCAAAAATACCACACCTCTTCTCTGCCAAAgcctgttaataaataaataataataatatttttatatatatatatatatatatatatatatatatatatatatatatatatatatatatataatatttgcaattgaaatacatttttatatttcaatgcattttaaaatgtcatttatcctTGTGATGGTAAAGTAGAATTTTCAATAACTCCATGTCttaagtgtcacgtgatccttcagaaatctttctaatatgctgatttgctgctcaataaaaataaaaattactttcaTCAATGCTGCAAAATAGTTGCTTGACACTTTTATGGAAACTGAGATgcactttttcaggattctttgatgaacagaacttttaaaagaacagcatttttttaaatagaaatgttttgtaacactTAAAATGACTTCATGTTATTTtccatcaatttaatgcatccttgctacatagaagtattaatttcttattcttcttaaaaaaaaaagaatcctgaaagacaCTTGTAAATATATCGCTGGGTGACATTTTCACTTTTCAAGCATCAGTAGGAATTTAACTTCACCATACAAGGATAGGTGCAAATAATTTGGTTAAACTTTccttaaactatatataaaagaCACTTAGAATTATGAATGTACGATAAAAAACTGAACGCTTACTTCCATGTCCATTCTTTCAGGGTAATGAGGGTTTCTATGAAGAAATACTGTAGTGTGGTAAAAGGCCTCTTCCACATCACTAAAGAAAGCCGCTCTTCCCTGTCCtgctgctttctctctctcagagaTGAATCTGTGGGTACAATCCACAAGCTTTCAAAATATGATTCAATTATGTGTCAAAACAacttgcagaggatccattggtacatttctccaaatctgttctgatgaaacgAACTCATCTTCATCTCATATGCCCTGAGGGTGAGACCACTTTCAGCAAATTTCTGGGGAAACTAATCCTTTAAGATCAATGAAGACAGATCAATCTATTAGTGTGACTAGGGCATGTCCATATGATGTTTTATCTTTGGTCCTGACCCTTGATCAGCTCAGCTGAGGGTTACACAGTGGTTGCCAGCAGGTACATGATTAAATCAGCTTAACAAACCTGTAGAACTGCCATTCTGCTTGTCTTTGGGTCCTAGTCTTTTTTGTGGCTGTTCACATTCTGCTCCATTTGCAGCCATCTCCCACTACTGTTTACAGTCCAGACACCTGCGCACAGAAACAAACCCTGTGATGACAGCAGAGAAAACAAGACTCACCGAGGCCTTTGTGAGTTCGCTGAGGGCAGACAAACATCCCAAATCAAACTTTGGTTAGTGTTGATGGTGGTGTGTCCTCTCAAGAAAACCTTGAGTGATTAGTAGCTAGTCTTTggggaataaattaaaaaatgctgatttaaataataataataaatatcagaagaaaagaaaacattaaaatcaatGACACTGACAAACAAAAATATCTAATGTATTCTAGAAGCAGGGTATTCATTTATTTCCATCACAGGACACTGATCACTGTACAGTTGTACCAGGACCTTTAATACCACTTAAGCAAACCTAAGATATAACTTAATAGCAAAAGATAAGCAACTGATTAAGTGGGGTAATtaccaattattttaaataaacaaaataccaTTTTCAGATTTCTTTTACAGGTTTAAAACAGCCCATGTGGGTGATGAACCGGCAAGAATTAGCTTCGAGTCCACTATAGCTGTTTAGAATTGATTTGAGACTCACCATCGATTACATAGTGAGGTTTACAAACTCTTAGGCTAAAAAGAGTGAAAAGAGTCATAACAGAGGGAAGGTGAAGGGACACAGTCATACCTGCAACCACTCTACCGTCCTGACAGAAGCAGTAAGCCACAGCAGCCACAGGAAATGACTCACATTCAGCTGCAGTGCagtcatttcaaaataaaagacctcGAGACAACCACTGCACTGGCATCTGTTCCGTCAGCGAGTGTGACTGAAATCATTTGCGCCAAACTCTCAATATTACAGAACacttgtattaaaatatattactgtaGGATGTCGCTCAGCAGCTTCGCTCTATGGCTTGCGggtcattttgttttttattaacgAGACGAAAATTGAAAGGTTATTTTGATGACCAGGAAGGTTTTTTATCCTGTCGTCTGCGTATCTGGGATTTTCCATCATACACCGAAGAAAGTTCATGTCCTTTTTCACTGAGACTATAGACGTCTAAAACGTGTTTTgagcttaaacttttttttttgcaggcttTTTATAAATTGATACAATTAAGCACTGTTTATACAAATATCCACTAATACATTTCAGCAAAATTAAGTTTCTTCgttatttttagtaaaaaaaatatttctgtataatgcattttttaaaaagacatttctCGCATCACTAGCCCAGAAAATGTTGATTTATTGAACATTGAGGTGGTCGCctcatgttgagatcacatgaccagctaaattttgtttgtttacagGATAAAGTCAATTATGCCAACTACACATTTTTTCAAAGATAACTGCAATGTTGACCAGCAAGacaccaaagaaaaaaaacacactgcacctttaatgGCCTCTGCATgatctgtgaaaaaaataaagtgGCAAGATATATGATGGAGAATGGATGGGTTTCATTTTAATCTTTGCCGGTTTACAGTCAAGCCACCAAAGTAATAAAAATTCTGTGAATTTATTCCCGTTTTCTGAATCTGCAGTCCGCACACAAATCTTAAAGGTGGACAAAGCATTGGTCTCCATTTGTGTATTCATTCTTCTGTACACTCGAATAGTGAGCAAGAACAGCACGACACCTGGCACACACAAACCTCAATACAAAGAATCGGATGAGTAAACACACAAGTCAGAAGAATCGATGCATCCCTTGCTCATTTATGGAAATGGATTCACACAAGAAAGAGCACTGTATTCAATACAAGAAAAGGTCACCCGTTACACATGGAGTGAATGAGATGTTAACAACTACGAGGTCGATCGGGGAAACCCGTTTAGGCTAAGGGATTAAAATAATTTACTATATTCATGTCTGTATGTGCTTAAAATTTCCATACAGCTACATATTTGTGTAGGATATCAGATTATTACTTAGTGTTAGTTCAATGTACCCATGGATGCATACGTTCATGTTCAAATATTGTTTAACCTTTTTTCAGAATATACAATAATGAAATGCATTAAACAGACTGACAGTGTAAGCTCTTCACATACAATACATCAAAATTAAGAGATTCTACATTAGTTTCCTCTCACGACAGAGTGCAAATCAGATGCTTCACGACATATTTTAAGGTTAATTGCTCTTCTTGATACTCCACTTACATACACAACCCAtgaccccttaaaaaaaaaaaatcaactcacaaaaaaaaaaaaaaaaatgaaaagaaaaactagTAGATAGAAGTAGCCTTAAATATGGAAtgtgaaataacaaaaatgtggTCTGATAATTTCTTTgacaacacaaataaaaatgaagtcCTTCATTgcattttaaggaaaataatttaaaacttgtaacttttttttattttttactgtatataacCTTGTGAGTAGATCACAATAAGCTAGTAAGGATCTTAAGGAGAGATGGATGGACAGTGGGCAGGAGGGCTTCACATGCCGTAGCCGAAGCCTGGCTGTGCGGGTTGGCCGTAGCCAGTCGCTGTGGGGTAGCCGTAGCCGTAAGGCTGCTGAGGGGGGACTGCGACACTGGGGCCTGCGGTGAGCATCAGCTGGGGTGTGCCTGGGAACAAAATGATTGAACACAGGAGCATTAATACAAAAACTACCTAGGAGAGGCTGTTCTTCTCATTTAATGGGTTTAGAATGCAACTGTCAATTATTTTACATCAGACTACGGTGGTAGACCAATACACATTCAGAATTTTAGGTTACtgcaaatatttttgaataaaatattacattaatatatgtatattatataattaaatataatttccaTTAATACTTGCtagcactaaataaaaaaataaataaaaacaaaaaatgtgataAGCCAATATCAGGCATATTTGGTATTTTGAGGTTActtcaaatattttaaagtgaaataaaacataaatttgaCTCATACTTGctagctttaaaca
Coding sequences within:
- the vmp1 gene encoding vacuole membrane protein 1 — translated: MAANGAECEQPQKRLGPKDKQNGSSTDSSLRERKQQDREERLSLVMWKRPFTTLQYFFIETLITLKEWTWKLWQRRGVVFLAVVLFSLFSMAYSIEGEHQQYVQYLEKKFLWCAYWVGLGILSSVGLGTGLHTFLLYLGPHIASVTLAAYECGSVNFPEPPYPSQIVCPEEEVLQESITLWTIMSKVRLEACMWGAGTAIGELPPYFMARAARLSGADPDDEDYEEFEEMLEQAQSAQDFATRGKLAVQNMVQKVGFFGILACASIPNPLFDLAGITCGHFLIPFWTFFGATLIGKAFIKMHIQKLFVIITFSKHIVEQMVSLIGIIPGIGASLQKPFREYLEAQRAKLHNPAGDGAAAGESWLSWVFEKVVLVMVCYFILSIINSMAQSYAKRLQQKQYSEEKTK